In the genome of Variovorax sp. PAMC26660, the window CGTTGTCTTCGGCCAGGTAGGTGATGAGTGTGGTCATGGTCGTGCTCCGGGTTGCTGCCTCTCCACACCAACACCCGGGCGCCGGGGACGCTGCGATCCACGGGCGCGACCCTGGGTAGGACAAGCGTTCGGCACCGCGACAACTGGCCGTCTCGCCTACGTGCGACGCGATGTGCGGGTGCTAGAAATTGAACGCCTCATTCTTTCTCCATCCCTTTTCCTCAACCCAGGAGCACACACATGGCCAGCAAATCCAAAGTACCCGGCGCGCCGAGTCCGTCGAAGCGGGAAGTCGAGCCCGACCTGCATCAGCAAAGCCACGAGACCCAGCGCTATGGCGAGATCGTCAAGCTGCCGAACGGGCTGTCGGAAAAGGTCTGCAAGCAAAGCGTGGCGCTGCTGAACCAGTGCCTGGCCGACACCATCACCCTGCGCGACATGTACAAGAAGCACCACTGGCAGGTGGTGGGACCGACCTTCAACCAGTTGCACCTGATGTACGACCAGCACTACGAAGGGCAGGTGCTGCTGGTCGACATCGTGGCCGAGCGCATCCAGCTGCTGGGCGGCATTGCGCTGGCCATGGCCGCCGACATTGCCGAGACCACGAAGATCGCACGGCCGCCGCGCGGGCGTGAACCGGCTGCGGTGCAACTGCGGCGGCTTGCGCAGGCGCACGAGCAGATCATCATTGCCGCGCGCGAGGCGGCCGATCAGGTCGACAAGTCAGGGGACCCCGGCAGCAACGACGTGTTCGTGAGCAATGTGCTGCGCACCAACGAGCTTCAGGTGTGGTTTCTCACCGAGCACCTGGTTGCGGCTTCGCCGGTGGTTGCCTGACGCCGGCGCGTTTGCAGGCGCGGGCGGTGGTCAGCCGCCGCCGCTGTGCTGCTTCGCGACGGAATGGCCCTTGGCCGTGACGCGCATCACCGTGGCCTGCCCCGAATAGACGATGCTTCCACGCTGATGCAGGACGGGCGGCAGTTCGGCCTCGATCAGCTGTGCGCTGCGAAGTACGTCGCACTTGTAGATGTCGGTCTGGTCGTCGAGCTGCAGCGGGAGCTTCGCGCAGCACAACTTGCCGAGCAGTTCCATGGGCATTCAGGCTCCTTCGGCCACGGCGATCACCGTCGCGGCGAACAGGGGGGCGGGGTGCCGCGGCGCGATTGCCTGGCTGTCGATGTCGGCGCACAGGGTGGCGTCGAGCACGGGTCGCTTGCCGCTACGCAGCCGCGTTTCCGCGACCCAGACCACCGCGCCATGCAGGATTTTGGGCAGCGTGCGCCCGTGCAGATAGGCGCGAACCAATGCATCGGCAGCGAACTCCGAGGGACTCATCAAGGGGGTCATGGTATTTCTCCGCCCAATGAAGGGCTGAAATTCCACGCTACCGCGAAAGCGATCCTGCCTCCGTTCGGTGGCGCACGCTGGCGTCTTGAAAATAGAGAGGTCCATTTGTGCGTCACCGCACAGACGACAAGGCATCGGCTGCAAAATGATCTGCAATTTGGACTCTTCTCCCCTATGGCATCGTCCCCCCTTTCGTCTTCCTCGCGCGCAGCCGCAGCGCGCAACAGCCTCCTGGAGGTGATGCCGCCGGAGGTGATGGACGGCATGCGGCCGCTGCTGGAGCTGGTACCGCTGCAGTTGGGCGAGGTGCTCTACGAATCGGGCGTGGTCCAGCAGCATGTGTACTTCCCCACCGACTGCATCGTCTCGCTGCTCTATGTGCTGGAGAACGGGCAATCGGCCGAGATCGCCGTGGTGGGCTTCGAGGGCATGGTCGGCGTGTCGCTGCTGATGGGCGGAGGCAGCACCCCCAACCGTGCGGTGGTGCAGAGCGCGGGCCACGCGTACCGCCTGAGCGCGAGCCACATCAAGGCGCTGACGGACAAGGGCGGGCCGCTGCTGCACCTGCTGCTGCGCTACACGCAATCGCTCATCACGCAGATGTCGCAGACGGCGGTGTGCAACCGGCACCATTCGCTGGAGCAGCAGTTGTGCCGCTGGCTGCTGCTGAGCCTGGACAGGCTGCCCGGCAACGAGCTGGTGATGACGCAGGAACTCATCGCCAACATGCTCGGCGTGCGGCGCGAAGGCGTGACGGAGGCCGCAGGCAAGCTGCAGCGCCTGAACCTCATCAAGTACTCGCGCGGCCACATCACGGTGCTGGACCGCCCGGGCCTGGAGCGGCAGGTCTGCGAGTGCTACGAAGTCGTGAAGCGCGAGACCGACCGGCTGCTGCCGCACCTGCTGGCGACCTGATCGCGCGGCGGCCTGCCGCTCTCGGTACGCCGCCGCACAGACACGCGCAACCCCCTCGGCAACAATGCGCCGCCCGCGCACTTTCGCGCGGGCGTGCTTTCTTCCCAACAGGCGGATCCGTGACCACCGAGCCGACCGCCCCCGTTCTGAACCGCCTGCTGGAGGCGTTGCCGATCCTGGACAGGGCCCGCCTGCTCGACCGCTGCGAGAGCGTGTCGCTGGTGGCGGCGCAGGTTCTCTACGAGCCGGGCGACGCGATCCGGCACATCCACTTTCCCACCAGCGCCTTTGTGTCGCTGGTGTCCACCGCTGACGGCCACGACGGCCTGCAGACCGGCATGGTGGGCAACGAAGGGGCCTTGGGCTATGAGCTTTCCCTGGACGTGCAAAGCGCGCCGCTGCGAACCCTGGTGCAAGGCGCGGGCCTGGCCTGGCGCCTGACCGCGCAATCCTTCGAGCAGGAGCTGTTGCAGAGTTCGACGCTCAAGCGCGTTCTGAATCGCTATGTTTGCGTGCTGTTGATGGAGTTCGGCCGCTCGGGACTGTGCAACCAGTTCCACCAGATTGAAGAACGGCTGGCGCGCTGGCTGCTGACCACGCAGGACTGCGCACATTCGCCGCATCTGGCGCTGACCCATGAAGTGCTGGGCCGCATGCTGGGCGTGCGCCGGGTCGGCATCACCAATGCCGCAACGGCGCTTCACACGCGCCAGTTGATCGACTACCGCCGCGGCGTCATCACCATCACGGACCGTGCGGGGCTGGAAAACGCCGCCTGCGACTGCTACCGGGCCAATCGCAGGAGCTATGCGGACCTGATCGCCTGATCCGGTGCCGACCGGCCTGGCCTTCAGGTCACGGGCTGCAGGTCGTTCTCGCGCAGCATCACGGGCTCCATCGAACCCTTGGCAATGCGCCGGCGGACGGCGGCATCGAGTTCATCGGCATGCTGGGCATAGGTTTCCATCGGGTCGGCGCTTTCTCCGGTGCGAAAGTGATAGCGCAGGGCTTCCCTGCCGATGCTGGCGTTCACCGGGTTGCCCTCCACCGTCACCGAGAAGCGGACCGTGCCCGAGGCGTCGTGGAAGAAGGGAGCGTCGGACATCGGGGCCTTTGGAGTGATGAAACGCGGAAAACCGCGTTGGACACTCTAGCCCTGCGGGCCGGCGAGTTCTGTTCGGTTGCGCACTTAGCCCCGGTCAGGGCCTGCGCGATCGCGTCTACAGCCCGTGGATCATCCACACGTTGTCCGGCGAAGCGCGCAAGTGCAGCGTCGTCTCGCCGATCCGGTCGAACCGGTATTCGCGCCCAGCAAGAATGATCGACTTCATGTTGGTCCACACGCGGTAGTCGTAGCCCTCGCCGGCCGGCGTGATCTGCAGCACGCGGAACACGGGCGGCACGATCACGGTGATGCGCAGCTGGCTCGTTGCGGAGTTGACGCCGTGCATCGACTCGGCGACGCACAGCATCGGCGCAAGGCACAGCGCAGTCACAACGCCCCGAAGGCCGCGACGGTGTGCGCCGCGACCCGGTTGAAGCCAGCTTCCCGTCATAAGGCCCGATCCGTAAGAACATGAGGTTCGGGCGCGGCAACGGCGCCCGACCTCCGGATATCGGCAGCAAAGACGAAAAGTGTAGGGCGCGGGGCGCCGGGCGCCAAACGCCCGCTTCAGCGGTCCTTCTGGATCGCGAAGTCGGCCAGGGCGGTCCCGCGCACGCGGATGTCGACGCGCTGCGTGGGAGAGCCGGCGCTGCTCCACGGCAGCGGCAGGTTGTCCTGGACCAGCTCGACCTCGTGGCTGCCGCCGGCCACCGACGGGAAGCTGTAGAAGCCCTGGGCGTCGGTCTGGGTGACGTAGCGGCGGTCGATGCGCACCGTGACGCCGGCGACGCCGCCCTCGTTCGCTTCGCGCCGGCCGTTGTTGTTCTGGTCGAAGAACACATGGCCTTCGAGCCGGCCATCACCCACGCCCGGTGCACCGCCGATGGGGGCGCTGGCCGAGCCGGCCCGGCCTTCGTAGCGCAGCACCAGCATGAAGGAACGGGTGGAAGGCACGATCAGCGTCGGCTGCAGCGTGGCGGTGGTGAGGGCCGACACCACGGTGGGGTCGAGCGCCTCCTGCCCGCGCGAGGCGGTGACTTGGGTGATGAACGACCAGCCGCTGCCCAGCGGCCACGCGAGCCGTGCATTGGCACTGAGAAAGCGCGAACTGTTGCCGCCGATGCCGTTGCTGCCGCGCAGGCTCAGGTCGAGCCGGGCGCCCGCCACGAACGGCGTCGTGCCGAGCACGCCCCAGTACACGGTGCGCAGGCTCGCGCCCGAACGGCTCGATTGCTCGATGGCCAGCGAAGTCGAGAGCGTCTGCGCTTCGCCGACGCGCCAGGCGTGGTCGACACCGGTGCGCAGCACGCGCAGGTCGACGCCGTGGGCCGCGTCGGTGCGCCACTGGGTGTAGCCCCAGTCGGACTGGTGCTCCCACGTCACCTGGGCCGACTGCGCGGCATAGCTGCCGCTGCGCACGGCCAGGTTGCCCGAGACCGCGTCGCGCGAATCGAAGCGGTAGCGGCCGAACGCGTTGGCATAGAGCGAGCGCTGCGGGGCGCCGCTCACGCTGTCGCTCAGCTCGACGTTGCCGCCCAGTTGCCACTGGCGGGTGGAGATGTCGCCGCGCCACGAGGCGCCGCGCAGGTTGTTGGGCAGCGTGTCCGAGCCCCAGCGCAGCGAGGGCTGGAAATAGAACACCGAGGCGTTCTGCTGCAGCCAGTCGGTGCGCCATGCCGCGTCGAGCCAGCCGCCGGTGGCCGAGTCGGAGGCGGCCTGCGAGGTCGCGTCCGATGGCCGCCCCGCGCTGTGCACGAGGTTGGCCTGCACGCGCATGCCACCGACACGGTCGCCGACGCCACCTGTGCCGCTGCCGAGCGCGTCAGCCCAGGGTGCGAGCCCCTGCCACGAGACGGCGCCCCACAGCGTGCGGGTGTCGCGCGCGTAGCCGGTCACGCCGTTGGTGTTGACGTTGCGCGCTTCGACGAACTGCACGGCGGCATCGGTGCGACCCAGCGCCAGCGGGCCGTCGCCGCCGGCCATCTGCGTCTGCGCACCCACGCTGGCGGCCGTGCCGCGGCCGGTCGAGAAACCCTCGAAGGCCAGCCCGTTGAAGTAGCCGAGCCGGCCGGCCGAGGCATTGAGCTGCGTGCGGCCCGGCTGCTCGACGCTCACGGCGGCGCCTTCGATCGGCAGGCTGGGCAGGAACACCCGGCCAACGCCCCGCGCGAGCGGCGTGTTGACCATGTTGATGTTGCCGATGGCACTGTTGCCGAACCAGCCGCCGTCGAAGGGCATCGCGCGCTGGTCGATGCGCCAGGTGCTGTTGTTGCTCGCGCTGAAGGGCACGACGCTGTAGGGCGAGCCGCTGCTGCCGAACACACCGTAGCCGTACACCGGCGCGGGGTTGCGGTTCAGGTTGAGGTTGGCGGAGAAGGCGCCGTAGTTGGGCGTGTCGAGAAAGCCCGAGAAATTCAGTGTCTGGCTCTGCGTCTTGACGGTGCCGCTGCGCTGCTGGGTGGACTGCAGCTCGGTGCTCCAGCCGCGCGGCCAGCCGGTGCTGGGCTCCTCGATCTGCGGGGCTTCGGGCACCACCGGGCCCTCCTCGAGCACGCGGTCCACGTACGCAGTGGCTGGCGGGGCGCCTGCCGATACCGGCGCCTGGGCCCACGCGCCGGCGCCGGCCAAGGCCGTGCCTGCGCTGCAGAGTCCGAGCGCGGTTCGCAGGGCCCGTTTCTTCATTGAGCGAAGCGTTCGTTGACTTTGAAGGAGCCGCTCTTGCCCCATTCGAGCGAGCCGGTCACCGTGACCGGAAAACGCACCGCGACGGCCGCATCCGTGTCGCCGGGCCGGGTTGCCGTGAGCGCGATGTCGCGCGTCTCGCCCGGCATGATCGGCGTGGTGGCGGGCTGGAATTCGAGCCGCGCGCCGCTGGCGTCGGTGCCGTTCAGGAAGCCCGCGAGCCGGCCGTGCGCCGTGCCGGTGTTGCGGATGCGCAGCACCGGCTGGTTCTGGCCGTTCACGGCCTTCACGGCACTGCCGGCGATATCGAGCGCGGGCTGGACATCGCCGATCGCCACATAGGCAATGACGCCGATGCGCGCGGCCATCGCCACCGGGGTGCCGGGCGCGGTGGCGTGTTCCTTGCCCTCGATCAGCACCGCGAAGCGGCACTCCATCGGCGGTGTGTCGGGCGGCGGCGTCACCTCGAAGCGGTAGCGGTAGGGCTTGCCGGCGGCAATGCTGAGTTCGCGGCGCTCGATGGCCACCCAGGGCCGGCAGCTCCCCGGCACCAGCTCGTCGCTGAAGTCGACCGAGCCATCGGGCTTGAGCGTCCAGTCGGAGGTCTTGAAGGTGTACTCGCCCTGGCGCGCGTCCGAGTGGGTGAGCTCGATCACGTCGCGCACGCGCTCGCCGGGCTTGCCGGTCAGCTCCAGCCGCGGGGGTGAGACGGCCAGTGCGAACTGGGCCTGTGCACTGGTGCCCATGAGGGCAGCCAACGCGGGGATTGCCACCAGCGCCAGTGCACGCAGCAGGCGGGAAGAAAGTCCGATCGCGCGCGTCATGGCGTCATCTCGATCTCGAAGTTGAATTGCAGCGACTGGGCGCGCTCGAGGGCGCGGCCGTCGGCCGTGAGGTTCAGCAGGATGGTTTCCTGCAGGAAGGGTTCGCGCACCACGCCCTCGTAGACCAGCACGCGGTCGCCGCCGCGCATGGCGCCCGGCAGCAGCCGGCCCTGGGTGCGCCAGGTGGCGACCAAGCGTTCGTTCTCGGTCGGGGCCAGCAGCATGTAGATGCGGGCCTGGCGCATCACCCATTGCGACAGGTTCAGGCGCAGCGCCACGGAGACCTGCCCGTCGACGGTGTTGTCCGCGATGCGGCCGGGCACGGGCTGGCGCCAGCGCATCGGCGTGACCGGCTGGCCGACCACGGTGCCGGTGTCGTCCACGCGATAGGTGGCAGCGCCCGCCTGCGCGGCGAGCAGGGCCAGCAAGGCAGCGGCGAGCGCGCGGCATGCGTTCGTCATGGCGCCGTCAGCGTGTAGGTGGCCGTGCCGGTGAAGGTGCCGGACGGCATGATCCCCGGATTGCTATAGGTGAACAGCAGGCAGCTTTCCGACCAGGTGTTCTTGGCCACCGTGGCCAGCGTGAG includes:
- a CDS encoding DUF1488 family protein, translated to MSDAPFFHDASGTVRFSVTVEGNPVNASIGREALRYHFRTGESADPMETYAQHADELDAAVRRRIAKGSMEPVMLRENDLQPVT
- a CDS encoding Dps family protein, with protein sequence MASKSKVPGAPSPSKREVEPDLHQQSHETQRYGEIVKLPNGLSEKVCKQSVALLNQCLADTITLRDMYKKHHWQVVGPTFNQLHLMYDQHYEGQVLLVDIVAERIQLLGGIALAMAADIAETTKIARPPRGREPAAVQLRRLAQAHEQIIIAAREAADQVDKSGDPGSNDVFVSNVLRTNELQVWFLTEHLVAASPVVA
- a CDS encoding SdrD B-like domain-containing protein gives rise to the protein MKKRALRTALGLCSAGTALAGAGAWAQAPVSAGAPPATAYVDRVLEEGPVVPEAPQIEEPSTGWPRGWSTELQSTQQRSGTVKTQSQTLNFSGFLDTPNYGAFSANLNLNRNPAPVYGYGVFGSSGSPYSVVPFSASNNSTWRIDQRAMPFDGGWFGNSAIGNINMVNTPLARGVGRVFLPSLPIEGAAVSVEQPGRTQLNASAGRLGYFNGLAFEGFSTGRGTAASVGAQTQMAGGDGPLALGRTDAAVQFVEARNVNTNGVTGYARDTRTLWGAVSWQGLAPWADALGSGTGGVGDRVGGMRVQANLVHSAGRPSDATSQAASDSATGGWLDAAWRTDWLQQNASVFYFQPSLRWGSDTLPNNLRGASWRGDISTRQWQLGGNVELSDSVSGAPQRSLYANAFGRYRFDSRDAVSGNLAVRSGSYAAQSAQVTWEHQSDWGYTQWRTDAAHGVDLRVLRTGVDHAWRVGEAQTLSTSLAIEQSSRSGASLRTVYWGVLGTTPFVAGARLDLSLRGSNGIGGNSSRFLSANARLAWPLGSGWSFITQVTASRGQEALDPTVVSALTTATLQPTLIVPSTRSFMLVLRYEGRAGSASAPIGGAPGVGDGRLEGHVFFDQNNNGRREANEGGVAGVTVRIDRRYVTQTDAQGFYSFPSVAGGSHEVELVQDNLPLPWSSAGSPTQRVDIRVRGTALADFAIQKDR
- a CDS encoding Crp/Fnr family transcriptional regulator: MTTEPTAPVLNRLLEALPILDRARLLDRCESVSLVAAQVLYEPGDAIRHIHFPTSAFVSLVSTADGHDGLQTGMVGNEGALGYELSLDVQSAPLRTLVQGAGLAWRLTAQSFEQELLQSSTLKRVLNRYVCVLLMEFGRSGLCNQFHQIEERLARWLLTTQDCAHSPHLALTHEVLGRMLGVRRVGITNAATALHTRQLIDYRRGVITITDRAGLENAACDCYRANRRSYADLIA
- a CDS encoding Crp/Fnr family transcriptional regulator, with product MASSPLSSSSRAAAARNSLLEVMPPEVMDGMRPLLELVPLQLGEVLYESGVVQQHVYFPTDCIVSLLYVLENGQSAEIAVVGFEGMVGVSLLMGGGSTPNRAVVQSAGHAYRLSASHIKALTDKGGPLLHLLLRYTQSLITQMSQTAVCNRHHSLEQQLCRWLLLSLDRLPGNELVMTQELIANMLGVRREGVTEAAGKLQRLNLIKYSRGHITVLDRPGLERQVCECYEVVKRETDRLLPHLLAT